The Sporosarcina sp. Marseille-Q4943 genome includes the window TGAGTGTGCGTGTAGAAGACGACTTGATGCCCATCTTCTTCTCTTCCGCTCCGACAGAAACGCCCGGGAATTCCCTTTCAACGATGAATGCAGTGAATTTATCGCCATCCACTTTTGCATAGACGACGAATACGTCTGCGAATCCTGCGTTCGTGATCCATTGCTTTTCGCCGTTCAACACATAGTGAGTGCCGGCTTCGTTCAGCTTCGCTGTCGTCTTCGCGCCGAGCGCGTCCGACCCGGAGCCTGGCTCAGTCAATGCATAAGCTGAAATTTTGTCGCCTGACACGGAGTTCGGCAAATATTTTTTCTTCTGTTCTTCATTACCGAAAAGGACGATCGGCAATGTTCCGATTCCGACGTGTGCGCCGTGAGTGATGGAGAAGCCGCCTGCAACGGACATCTTTTCTGCAATCAACGCAGATGAAATTTTATCAAGGCCGAGGCCGTCGTACTCTTCAGGTACATCTGCACCGAGAAGACCAAGATCCCCTGCAGATTTTAATAGTTTGACAGAATGTTCGAATTCATGGTTTTCCAAGTTTTCTACGACTGGAAGGACTTCGTTTTTCACATAGTCCTCTGTCGTTTTTGCGATCATTTTTTGCTCATCCGAGAAGTCTTCGGGTGTGAATACGCGTGAAGCTTCGATGTCTTCAATGAGGAATGCTCCTCCGCGGATGAAATCTTTTGTTGTTGTTTCAGTCATTGTAATTCCTCCCTTAAATTGTTAATAAAATTTCCTATAGAACGGATTTCCGTTGCAGGCGGACGCTTTCCAATCGAACAGCGAAGGGTTCGATTTGCCGTATTTCTGCGCCTTTTGCAGAAATTAAGGCAGCCTGCAATATCCTGCTCGCAACGCTACGCTTTTGCTCGCAAACGCCGTTCTACGTTACGGCGTTCGCTATTCCCCCAGGAGTCGCCGCCTTTCGCTTCAATCCTTGGTGACTACTTTAGATATTCACAATCCCCTGCAAATACGCATAAACGCTGCCAGTTACGCATAAATCACTGAAAAGCCGCATAAACGGTCCCAATTACGCATAATCCGCCGGAAAGACTCATAACTACACGCAGATACGCATAAAAGCTGCTAATTGCTCATAAATACATTTCTTACAGCATTTCAAACACGCCGGCTGCGCCCATTCCGCCGCCGATGCACATGGTGACGACGCCGAATTGCTTGCCTTGGCGTTTCAGTTCGTTCATCAGTCTTAGGGTCAGGACGGATCCTGTTGCGCCGAGCGGATGGCCGAGCGCGATTGCGCCGCCGTTGACATTCACTTTATCCATATCCAAGCCTAAGTGGCGGATGACTTGCAGTGATTGGGATGCGAATGCTTCGTTCAATTCCCATAGGTCGATGTCTTCGATTGAGAGTCCTGCAAGCTTCAATGCTTTGGGAACCGCTTCAATCGGTCCGATGCCCATCACTTCCGGGGGTACGCCCCCTACCGCGAACGAACGGAATTTTGCAATTGGCTTCAAGCCTTGACCTTCCGCGATTTCACGGTCCATCAAGAGGACGGATGCCGCGCCATCGGACGTTTGAGATGCGTTTCCGGCAGTGACGGATCCTTTCACCGAGAATGCCGGGCGTAATTTCGCCAACACTTCCATCGTTGTGCCGGTTCGCACACCTTCATCCATTTCAAATCGAACTGTTTTTTCCTGATATTTGCCTTTTTCATCCACAAAGCGCTTCACGACTTCCACAGGGACGATTTCATCTACAAATTTCCCTTCGGCAATCGCTGCTGCCGCTTTTTCGTGAGAACGGACTGCAAATGCATCTTGGTCTTCCCGGCTGACGCCGTATTTCACTGCCACTTGCTCGGCTGTGTGACCCATGCCCATATAGTATTGGGGAGCCGTTTCAGCCAACTTGAAGTTCGGCCTGATCGTATTCCCCATCATCGGCACCATGCTCATCGATTCAACGCCGCCAGCTATGATCGCTTCGGAATGGCCCAGCATGATTCGCTCTGCCCCATAAGCGATCGATTGGAGGCCGGACGAACAGAACCGGTTGATCGTAATCGCCGGCGTCGTATCCGGCAATCCTGCTAGCGCCCCGATATTGCGGGCGACGTTCATGCCTTGCTCCGCTTCCGGCATTGCACATCCAATGATCAAGTCATCTATTGGTCCATCGTATCCATTTGCCCGTTTCAAAGTTTCTTTAATTGTCAATGCTCCCAGATCATCCGGGCGCACAGTTGCCAGAGAGCCACGGCCCGCTTTTCCGACCGGCGTCCTTGCACCTGCTACAATTACTGCTTCACGCATTCGACTTCCTCCTTTTGCTATCTATGCAGATCAGTTACGCAGCGGCTTCCCTTTCAGAAGCATATGCTGCATCCGCTGTTGTGATTTCGGTTCTTGGACTAGACTCAAGAATGCTTCCCGTTCAAGGTCCAACATGTATTGTTCATCGACAAGAGTTCCATAAGGCACTTTTCCGCCTGACAAAACAAATGCGAGCTTTTTCGCTATTTTCAAATCGTGCTCACTAATATAGCCTGACAGGTACATACCTTCTGCGCCGAGTAGCAACGTTGCATACCCGGAATCTCCCGTGACCGGAATCTTCTCCTTCTTCGGTGCGGTATAGCCAGCCTCATACAATGCCAATGCAGCCTGCTTCGCGTCATAAATCAAGTGATCCGGGTTGACGCTGATGCCGTCCGCGAAGTCGAGGAAGTTGTTCTCCTTCGCCTCTTCAGCAGATGTCGACACTTTTGCCATCGCAATCGTTTCGAACACTTTATTCGCAACGTATTGGTAATCCACGTGCACGCCGTTCGGCAAACCTTTCAGATGCTTCGTATACAAGTTGACGTTGCCAGCCCCTCCAGGAATCAAGCCGACACCGACTTCAACCAGTCCGATATACGTTTCCATCGAAGCTTGGATATGCGCAGCCGGCAAGCACACTTCCGCCCCTCCGCCGAGCGTCATCTGGAATGGCGCCGCAACGACCGGCTTCCGGCAATACTTAATTTTCATCATCGCATTTTGGAATGAACGGATTGTATAATCTAGTTCAAAAATATTGTCGTCCTGCGCTTCCATCAGAATCATGCCGAGATTCGCACCGACACAGAAGTTCTTCCCTTGGTTTCCGATGACAAGGCCTTTATAATTCTTTTCAACTTCATCAATCGCAAAGTTGATCATTTGGATAATGTCCAGACCGATTGCATTTGATTGGGAATGGAACTCCAAAAGAGCGATACCGTCCCCGAGATCGATCAGGCTAGCGCCGGAA containing:
- a CDS encoding acetyl-CoA C-acetyltransferase — protein: MREAVIVAGARTPVGKAGRGSLATVRPDDLGALTIKETLKRANGYDGPIDDLIIGCAMPEAEQGMNVARNIGALAGLPDTTPAITINRFCSSGLQSIAYGAERIMLGHSEAIIAGGVESMSMVPMMGNTIRPNFKLAETAPQYYMGMGHTAEQVAVKYGVSREDQDAFAVRSHEKAAAAIAEGKFVDEIVPVEVVKRFVDEKGKYQEKTVRFEMDEGVRTGTTMEVLAKLRPAFSVKGSVTAGNASQTSDGAASVLLMDREIAEGQGLKPIAKFRSFAVGGVPPEVMGIGPIEAVPKALKLAGLSIEDIDLWELNEAFASQSLQVIRHLGLDMDKVNVNGGAIALGHPLGATGSVLTLRLMNELKRQGKQFGVVTMCIGGGMGAAGVFEML